From one Micromonospora siamensis genomic stretch:
- the scpB gene encoding SMC-Scp complex subunit ScpB, with protein MSDEQRRDSLAEQAAAWIPPWERPPAATPAQPQSDTAPAEESPILDSFRSSGTETVQDPEMVGEPASAGAEEAATPSGQTAAGSWEPAEPETGGPEAEPRERAGRDDRDGTPGQPPTAGEPAAGVPRNRPAGRRRATAVPEPAPVLDDAELRGALEAILLVVDEPVSELTLAQVLDQSPERIGPVLDDIAAGYTAAGHGFELRQAAGGWRLYTRPEYAEHVERFVLDGQSVRLTQAALETLAVIAYKQPVTRSRISAIRGVNCDGVIRTLVSRGLVEECGTESDSGAFLYRTTTLFLEKLGLDSVADLPPLAPFLPDDVEELADATR; from the coding sequence ATGAGCGACGAACAGCGGCGCGACTCCCTGGCCGAGCAGGCCGCCGCCTGGATCCCACCCTGGGAGCGCCCGCCGGCTGCCACACCCGCGCAACCCCAATCGGACACCGCCCCCGCTGAGGAGTCGCCGATCTTGGACAGTTTCCGTTCGTCAGGAACGGAAACTGTCCAAGATCCGGAGATGGTGGGCGAGCCGGCGTCGGCCGGAGCGGAGGAGGCGGCCACGCCGTCCGGGCAGACGGCCGCCGGGTCGTGGGAGCCCGCAGAACCGGAGACCGGTGGACCGGAGGCCGAGCCGCGCGAGCGGGCCGGCCGCGACGACCGGGACGGCACGCCCGGGCAGCCGCCGACGGCGGGGGAGCCGGCTGCCGGCGTACCCCGGAACCGGCCGGCGGGGCGGCGGCGCGCGACGGCCGTGCCGGAGCCCGCGCCGGTGCTGGACGACGCGGAGCTGCGCGGCGCCCTGGAGGCCATCCTGCTGGTGGTGGACGAGCCGGTGAGCGAACTCACCCTGGCCCAGGTCCTCGACCAGTCCCCGGAGCGGATCGGGCCGGTGCTCGACGACATCGCCGCGGGCTACACGGCCGCCGGGCACGGCTTCGAGCTTCGCCAGGCCGCCGGTGGCTGGCGGTTGTACACCCGGCCGGAATACGCCGAGCACGTCGAGCGGTTCGTGTTGGACGGGCAGTCGGTACGGTTGACCCAGGCCGCCCTGGAGACCCTGGCCGTGATCGCCTACAAGCAGCCGGTGACCCGGTCCCGCATCTCGGCCATCCGGGGTGTGAACTGCGACGGGGTGATCCGTACCCTGGTCTCCCGCGGCCTGGTCGAGGAGTGCGGCACCGAATCCGACAGCGGGGCGTTCCTCTACCGGACCACCACCCTGTTCCTGGAGAAGCTGGGCCTGGACTCGGTGGCCGACCTGCCGCCGCTCGCCCCTTTCCTGCCCGACGACGTAGAAGAGCTTGCCGATGCCACGCGATGA
- the cmk gene encoding (d)CMP kinase: protein MGQNIRTGRCVVAVDGPSGSGKSTVSRRLASGIDARYLDTGAMYRAITWAVLRSGVDPADVESVAKVAGEVELRIGTDPQGYGVTVDGTTVDKDIRGPEVVAAVSAVAAVPAVRALLVQRQREMIANAGRIVVEGRDIGSVVAPDADLKVYLTASESARAKRRSTEDAADVAATAADLARRDRLDSTRKADPLRQADDAVVLDTTELGIDEVVARLRELLTERGAL from the coding sequence GTGGGGCAGAACATACGAACCGGGCGGTGTGTGGTCGCCGTCGACGGGCCATCCGGTTCGGGCAAGTCCACCGTCTCCCGACGGCTGGCGAGCGGCATCGACGCCCGCTACCTGGACACCGGGGCGATGTACCGGGCGATCACCTGGGCCGTGCTGCGCTCCGGCGTCGACCCGGCCGACGTCGAGTCGGTGGCCAAGGTCGCCGGTGAGGTCGAGCTGCGCATCGGCACCGACCCCCAGGGGTACGGCGTGACCGTCGACGGCACCACCGTCGACAAGGACATCCGGGGCCCGGAAGTCGTCGCGGCGGTCTCCGCCGTCGCCGCCGTCCCCGCCGTGCGCGCCCTGCTGGTGCAGCGGCAGCGGGAGATGATCGCCAACGCCGGCCGGATCGTGGTCGAGGGCCGCGACATCGGTTCGGTGGTGGCCCCCGACGCCGACCTGAAGGTCTACCTGACCGCCTCCGAGTCGGCGCGCGCGAAGCGGCGCAGCACCGAGGACGCCGCCGACGTCGCGGCGACCGCAGCCGACCTGGCCCGCCGGGACCGGCTGGACTCGACCCGCAAGGCCGACCCGCTGCGGCAGGCCGACGACGCGGTCGTGCTGGACACCACCGAGCTGGGCATCGACGAGGTCGTGGCCCGGCTGCGCGAGCTGCTCACCGAGCGGGGTGCCCTGTGA
- a CDS encoding pseudouridine synthase codes for MPRDDRSPKPDAPVYESAERLQKVLAAAGVGSRRACEDLIFRRRVTVNGRVAQLGDKADPTRDVIVVDGERLQADVRLVYVAMNKPRGVVTTMADEKGRTELADFIGARLEQRVYHVGRLDADSEGLLLLTNDGTLAHKLMHPSYEVLKTYLAEVAGPIPRNLSKRLLTGVELEDGPVKLDSFKLVDTLGKSAQVELTLHEGRKHIVRRLMAEVGHPVSRLIRTSIGPIKLGDLRTGRLRRLTNAEVAALFKAVGD; via the coding sequence ATGCCACGCGATGACCGTTCCCCGAAGCCCGACGCGCCCGTGTACGAGAGCGCCGAGCGCCTGCAGAAGGTGCTCGCCGCCGCCGGCGTGGGCTCCCGGCGTGCCTGTGAGGACCTGATCTTCCGGCGCCGGGTGACCGTGAACGGGCGGGTGGCGCAGCTCGGCGACAAGGCCGACCCGACCCGCGACGTGATCGTCGTCGACGGGGAGCGGTTGCAGGCCGACGTCCGCCTGGTCTACGTGGCGATGAACAAGCCGCGCGGGGTGGTCACCACCATGGCCGACGAGAAGGGCCGTACCGAGCTGGCGGACTTCATCGGCGCGCGGCTGGAGCAGCGGGTCTACCACGTCGGGCGGCTCGACGCCGACAGCGAGGGCCTGCTGCTGCTCACCAACGACGGCACCCTCGCGCACAAGCTGATGCACCCGTCGTACGAGGTGCTCAAGACGTACCTGGCCGAGGTGGCCGGGCCGATCCCGCGCAACCTGAGCAAGCGGCTGCTGACCGGCGTGGAGCTGGAGGACGGGCCGGTCAAGCTCGACTCGTTCAAGCTGGTGGACACCCTGGGCAAGAGCGCCCAGGTGGAGCTGACCCTGCACGAGGGGCGCAAGCACATCGTCCGGCGCCTGATGGCCGAGGTCGGGCACCCGGTGTCCCGGCTGATCCGTACCTCGATCGGGCCGATCAAGCTGGGCGACCTGCGCACCGGGCGGCTGCGCCGGCTGACCAACGCGGAGGTCGCCGCCCTGTTCAAGGCCGTCGGGGACTGA